Proteins encoded within one genomic window of uncultured Desulfobacter sp.:
- a CDS encoding PAS domain S-box protein gives MDKKPTYEDLEKRVRELEGLLFMQKQAKARPLNREMFLRTLIETIPDLVWLKNSDGVYLACNRKFERFFNTKEKDIVGKTDYDFMCKQEADFFRKHDKAAIASGKPVKNEEEVIYRNDGHKELLETIKTPMFDTQNQLIGVLGVARDITERKRIERELRMNEARLQLTLKVANIGIWDWDIANDIWYASPIYYTMLGYKPIFGRSDREIWIKRIHPEDREMVRNKINSILNFKTNEYSYEARMKHADGSFRWHYVTGYVLERDKDDKPVHLIGLRIDITERKKAEAEKEKLQAQLIQAQKMEAVGRLAGGVAHDFNNMLGVIMGQAELMLFQMDPALRYFSGLQEIRKAAESSANLTRQLLAFARKQTISPKVLNLNTVVESMIKMLQRIIGEDIHLVWSPGKKPWNVMMDAGQIDQILINLCVNARDSISGVGKIIIETKNCILDADYCIDHTGFIPGDYTMLMVSDSGCGMGPDILNNIFEPFFTTKEKGTGLGLAMIYGIVKQNRGFINVYSEPGHGSTFKIYLPRHQTQTGTKPQTDRPEPIETGSETILVVEDNTDILEISRTMLEQQGYIVLTAASPVEALEVVKTYDGSIDLLITDVIMPVMNGRELAKQLKSSRPDLKQLYMSGYTADIIAHHGVLEDGIHFIQKPFSIRELASKVRQVIEGR, from the coding sequence ATGGACAAAAAACCAACATACGAAGACCTGGAAAAAAGAGTCCGGGAGCTGGAAGGACTGCTGTTCATGCAAAAGCAGGCAAAAGCCAGGCCCCTGAATCGTGAAATGTTTTTACGCACCCTGATTGAAACAATACCGGATCTTGTTTGGTTGAAAAATTCGGATGGTGTTTATCTTGCCTGTAATCGAAAATTTGAACGCTTTTTTAATACTAAGGAAAAGGATATTGTCGGAAAAACAGACTATGATTTCATGTGCAAACAGGAGGCGGATTTTTTCCGCAAACATGACAAAGCCGCCATCGCAAGTGGAAAGCCTGTGAAAAATGAAGAAGAAGTCATCTACCGAAATGACGGCCATAAAGAATTGCTTGAAACCATTAAAACGCCAATGTTCGATACTCAAAACCAACTGATCGGCGTATTGGGCGTGGCCCGTGATATAACAGAACGCAAACGGATTGAAAGAGAGCTTCGAATGAACGAAGCGCGATTACAATTAACGCTTAAAGTCGCCAATATCGGCATCTGGGATTGGGATATTGCCAACGATATCTGGTATGCCTCGCCGATATATTATACCATGTTGGGCTATAAACCCATTTTCGGTCGTTCTGACAGAGAGATATGGATCAAGCGGATTCACCCCGAAGACAGAGAAATGGTCAGAAATAAAATTAACAGTATTCTGAATTTCAAAACAAACGAATATAGCTATGAAGCACGTATGAAACATGCTGACGGCTCCTTTCGCTGGCATTACGTCACCGGATATGTGCTTGAAAGGGATAAGGACGATAAACCGGTTCATCTGATCGGCCTTAGAATTGACATCACCGAACGGAAAAAAGCGGAAGCTGAAAAAGAAAAACTCCAAGCGCAATTAATTCAGGCTCAGAAAATGGAGGCTGTCGGCCGTCTGGCCGGCGGCGTTGCCCATGACTTTAACAACATGCTGGGTGTTATTATGGGGCAGGCCGAACTGATGCTGTTTCAAATGGATCCGGCCTTGCGGTATTTTTCCGGGTTGCAGGAAATCAGAAAAGCCGCTGAAAGTTCAGCCAACCTGACGCGGCAGTTATTGGCTTTTGCCCGCAAGCAGACCATATCGCCCAAAGTGCTTAACCTGAATACGGTTGTTGAGAGTATGATTAAAATGCTACAGCGAATCATTGGCGAGGATATCCATCTTGTCTGGTCCCCCGGTAAAAAGCCCTGGAATGTCATGATGGATGCCGGTCAAATTGACCAAATCCTGATCAACCTTTGCGTCAATGCCCGGGACAGCATCTCTGGTGTCGGGAAAATCATTATTGAAACAAAAAACTGCATCTTGGATGCGGATTATTGCATTGATCATACCGGATTCATACCCGGAGATTACACCATGCTGATGGTTAGCGACAGTGGTTGCGGTATGGGCCCCGATATTCTCAATAATATATTTGAGCCTTTTTTTACAACCAAAGAAAAGGGAACAGGCCTTGGTCTTGCCATGATATACGGTATTGTCAAGCAAAACCGAGGATTCATCAATGTATACAGCGAACCGGGACATGGTTCGACATTTAAAATTTATCTGCCTCGGCACCAGACGCAGACCGGAACGAAACCGCAAACAGACCGCCCCGAGCCCATAGAGACCGGATCAGAGACAATCCTGGTAGTAGAGGACAATACCGATATTCTGGAGATCAGCCGGACCATGCTGGAACAGCAAGGATATATTGTGTTAACCGCTGCCTCGCCCGTTGAAGCCCTGGAAGTGGTAAAAACGTATGACGGCAGCATCGACCTGCTCATTACGGATGTGATCATGCCGGTGATGAACGGGCGAGAGTTGGCAAAACAACTTAAATCAAGCCGGCCGGATCTAAAACAGCTTTATATGTCCGGCTATACGGCAGATATTATTGCCCATCACGGAGTGCTGGAGGATGGTATCCATTTCATCCAAAAACCGTTTTCTATACGGGAACTGGCGAGCAAGGTAAGGCAGGTCATTGAAGGCCGATAA
- a CDS encoding GDSL-type esterase/lipase family protein, which produces MFWYHDEIEPLESKPVMPKGQKPRLLLYGSSSLRLWDEFANEFSEFEVINQAFGGSTSAACCWFFKRLVPQFQPDLLVYYAGDNDLGEGRHPEEVFICFKYVMSLIDRHCGNIPVAFISIKPSIVRQDLINSIIFTNSIIQKEIDDFHPNCTFVNIFDAMAQIENKEILFEEDGLHLSANGYALWKKLLKEQFLYKFMG; this is translated from the coding sequence ATGTTTTGGTATCATGACGAGATAGAACCGCTTGAGTCAAAGCCGGTAATGCCTAAAGGGCAAAAGCCCAGACTGCTGTTGTACGGAAGCTCATCCCTGCGCCTCTGGGATGAGTTTGCCAATGAATTTTCGGAATTTGAAGTGATCAACCAGGCGTTCGGTGGTTCCACGTCTGCGGCCTGCTGTTGGTTTTTTAAGCGGTTGGTGCCTCAGTTTCAGCCGGATCTGCTTGTTTATTATGCCGGTGACAATGATCTGGGAGAAGGTCGCCATCCGGAAGAAGTGTTTATCTGTTTTAAATACGTAATGAGCTTAATTGACCGGCATTGCGGGAATATACCCGTCGCGTTTATCTCGATCAAACCGAGTATTGTCAGGCAAGATTTGATAAATTCGATCATATTTACAAACAGTATTATTCAAAAGGAAATAGACGATTTTCACCCGAACTGTACCTTTGTTAATATATTCGATGCAATGGCCCAGATTGAAAATAAAGAAATACTGTTTGAAGAAGATGGGTTGCATCTTAGTGCAAACGGATACGCGCTGTGGAAAAAACTGCTGAAAGAACAATTCCTTTACAAGTTTATGGGTTAG